A window from Miscanthus floridulus cultivar M001 unplaced genomic scaffold, ASM1932011v1 fs_834_1_2, whole genome shotgun sequence encodes these proteins:
- the LOC136533280 gene encoding pentatricopeptide repeat-containing protein At2g37310: MKLPSWLTAVPPDPRAYGHLIQLCADSGHLAAGRQLHARLVVLSVTPSNFLASKLISLYSRAARLDDARRVFDAIPQPSVFAWNAILIALSLHSPDPSAAVRLFATSGISPDEITLSALLKSLAESGPRLSALVAAELHAVAVQRGFGDDLFVSNGLITAYANDGDSRSARLIFDEMPRRDVVSWNSLISAYARAGWYRECLQLFQELASVHDAGGVRPNSITVASVLHACAQLKAVDFGVRVHCLAAENGLDLDIAVWNSTVGFYAKCGRLEYARELFEGMPKKDAVSYSAMITGYMNHGHVDKGMELFQRADAQGISIWNAVIAGLVQNGRQSEVLGLLNKMIGSGILPNSATLSIIIPSVDLFATLLGVKQAHGYAIRNNHDQSISVVIALMDAYSKAGFLDGSRKVFKLTSDRCKIVWTSIISAVAAHGETAEALCLFNEMINAGIRPDTIVFTAVLTACAYTGKVADARKVFNSMQVVFGINPVMEQYACMVSAFSRAGMLKDALELVNSMPFEPNAKVWGPLLNGAAEFGDVELGRFVFDRLFIIEPKNTGNYIVMANLYSNAGKWEEAEIIRSMMWGVGLEKVPGCSWN, encoded by the coding sequence ATGAAGCTCCCGTCGTGGCTCACCGCCGTGCCGCCGGACCCTCGGGCGTACGGCCACCTCATCCAGCTCTGCGCGGACTCCGGTCACCTCGCCGCCGGCCGCCAGCTCCACGCCCGCCTCGTCGTTCTCTCAGTTACGCCGTCCAACTTCCTCGCCTCCAAGCTCATCTCCCTCTACTCCCGCGCAGCCCGCCTTGACGACGCACGCAGGGTGTTCGACGCCATCCCGCAGCCCAGCGTCTTCGCCTGGAACGCCATCCTCATTGCACTCTCGCTCCACTCGCCCGATCCCTCCGCCGCGGTGCGCCTCTTCGCCACATCCGGCATCTCTCCCGACGAGATCACGCTCTCTGCGCTCCTCAAGTCGCTCGCCGAGTCCGGACCGAGGCTGTCTGCACTCGTCGCTGCGGAGCTCCACGCCGTCGCGGTCCAGCGCGGCTTTGGGGACGACCTGTTCGTGTCCAATGGTCTCATCACCGCGTACGCGAACGACGGAGATTCGCGGTCTGCTCGATTGATATTTGACGAAATGCCGCGGCGAGACGTGGTGTCCTGGAACTCGTTGATATCGGCTTACGCTCGTGCAGGGTGGTACCGGGAGTGCCTGCAGCTGTTTCAGGAGTTAGCGAGCGTTCATGATGCTGGTGGTGTTAGACCCAACAGCATCACGGTGGCTAGTGTATTGCATGCTTGTGCACAGCTCAAGGCTGTCGATTTTGGGGTAAGAGTGCACTGTCTTGCTGCCGAGAATGGGCTTGATTTGGACATCGCAGTGTGGAACTCAACAGTTGGGTTTTATGCCAAATGTGGAAGGTTGGAGTATGCAAGAGAGTTGTTTGAAGGGATGCCTAAGAAAGATGCGGTCAGTTACAGTGCCATGATTACTGGTTACATGAACCATGGGCATGTCGACAAGGGAATGGAGCTATTCCAGCGAGCAGATGCTCAAGGTATCAGCATTTGGAATGCAGTGATTGCTGGATTGGTTCAAAATGGTCGCCAGTCTGAAGTGCTTGGACTACTGAATAAGATGATTGGTTCTGGAATTCTACCCAATTCAGCCACACTTTCAATCATCATTCCTTCAGTTGATTTGTTCGCCACCCTACTGGGAGTGAAGCAAGCACATGGCTATGCGATCAGAAACAACCATGATCAGAGTATCAGTGTTGTGATTGCATTGATGGATGCTTACTCAAAGGCTGGATTTCTTGATGGATCTCGAAAGGTCTTTAAATTGACTAGTGATAGATGCAAAATTGTATGGACATCAATCATATCCGCTGTTGCGGCTCATGGAGAAACTGCAGAGGCACTGTGCCTGTTCAATGAGATGATCAATGCTGGCATCAGACCGGATACCATAGTCTTCACTGCTGTGCTTACAGCTTGTGCTTATACTGGCAAGGTAGCTGATGCTCGTAAAGTTTTTAACTCCATGCAGGTTGTGTTTGGTATCAATCCGGTGATGGAGCAATATGCTTGCATGGTTTCTGCATTCAGCCGTGCAGGGATGCTAAAGGATGCACTTGAGCTTGTCAACAGCATGCCATTTGAACCAAATGCAAAGGTCTGGGGTCCATTGCTTAATGGAGCAGCAGAATTCGGTGATGTTGAGCTTGGTAGATTTGTATTCGATCGACTATTTATAATTGAGCCTAAGAACACCGGTAATTACATTGTGATGGCTAATTTGTACTCAAATGCTGGCAAATGGGAAGAAGCTGAGATCATAAGGAGCATGATGTGGGGAGTTGGGCTCGAGAAGGTTCCTGGGTGTAGTTGGAATTGA
- the LOC136533278 gene encoding cardiolipin synthase (CMP-forming), mitochondrial-like, with the protein MPSSVATHASLLLKAAAAKPFFSPRAAARIPAPAPAPSPHPPPPPAGRRLPTTAAALAAAARRFRWPSAARGLCAAPHSGGEGMGSDAGVGARKRRVPAVNGLAKDVPVVNGMTKEEPATAPPRLLTLPTVLTIGRVAAVPLLISTFYMEGPWAATATTGIFLAAAVTDWLDGYIARKMQLGTPFGAFLDPVADKLMVAATLVLLCTKPLETSLLNDGPWLLTVPSIAIIGREITMSAVREWAASQNSKVLEAVAVNNLGKWKTATQMTALTLLLASRDPSLPVQGALVAPGVALLYVSAGLAIWSLVVYMRKIWRILLK; encoded by the exons ATGCCCTCATCCGTCGCCACCCACGCATCCCTCCTCCTCAAAGCCGCAGCCGCCAAGCCCTTCTTCTCCCCCCGCGCGGCGGCCCGGATCCCCGCCCCCGCCCCGGCCCCTTCTCCTCACCCTCCTCCTccgcccgccggccgccgcctgccgaccacggcggccgctctcgccgccgcAGCCCGCCGGTTCCGGTGGCCGTCGGCGGCGCGGGGGCTGTGCGCCGCGCCGCATTCCGGCGGCGAGGGGATGGGATCTGATGCGGGGGTCGGGGCCAGGAAGAGGCGGGTGCCGGCGGTGAACGGACTCGCCAAGGACGTGCCGGTGGTGAACGGGATGACCAAGGAGGAGCCCGCCACCGCGCCGCCTAGGCTGCTCACGCTGCCCACCGTGCTCACCATTGGCCGCGTCGCTGCCGTGCCTCTCCTGATCAGCA CTTTCTACATGGAGGGTCCATGGGCAGCTACGGCCACAACAGGCATCTTCCTTGCTGCTGCAGTTACTGATTGGCTAGATGGCTATATTGCTAGAAAG ATGCAGCTAGGAACACCTTTTGGTGCATTTCTTGATCCTGTGGCTGACAAG CTTATGGTAGCCGCAACATTAGTTTTGTTATGCACCAAACCTTTGGAAACATCACTGCTAAATGATGGGCCATGGCTTCTAACAGTCCCTTCCATTGCTATCATTGGGAGAGAG ATTACAATGTCAGCCGTGAGAGAGTGGGCTGCATCTCAGAATAGCAAAGTTCTTGAG GCTGTTGCAGTTAACAACTTAGGGAAGTGGAAGACAGCGACACAGATGACAGCATTGACTCTACTTCTCGCCAGCAGAGACCCAAG TCTACCTGTGCAAGGTGCTCTAGTTGCCCCCGGTGTTGCTCTACTTTACGTTTCCGCTGGACTCGCCATATGGTCCCTAGTGGTGTACATGAGAAAGATATGGCGGATACTTCTAAAATAG